The following proteins are encoded in a genomic region of Triticum dicoccoides isolate Atlit2015 ecotype Zavitan chromosome 1B, WEW_v2.0, whole genome shotgun sequence:
- the LOC119303719 gene encoding uncharacterized protein At2g34160-like — MSGDAAEAQRARAANGSGGGGSSNRIQVSNTKKPLFFYVNLAKRYMQQHGEVELSALGMAIATVVTVAEILKNNGLAFETRIRTSTVEIKDEMRGRPIQKAKIEIVLRKSDKFDELMATAAAEEAAEDEEEQT; from the exons ATGTCGGGCGACGCGGCGGAGGCGCAGAGAGCGAGGGCCGccaacggcagcggcggcggcgggagcagcAACCGGATTCAGGTGTCCAACACCAAGAAACCCCTCTTCTTCTACGTCAACCTCGCCAAG AGGTACATGCAGCAGCACGGCGAGGTCGAGCTCTCCGCACTCGGCATGG CCATAGCAACGGTCGTGACAGTGGCAGAGATTCTGAAGAACAATGGTTTGGCGTTCGAGACAA GGATTAGGACATCCACTGTGGAAATCAAGGATGAGATGAGAGGGCGGCCAATCCAAAAGGCCAAG ATTGAGATAGTGCTGCGGAAGAGCGACAAGTTTGATGAGTTGATGGCCACGGCTGCGGCGGAGGAGGCAGCAGAAGACGAGGAGGAGCAGACCTAG